From the genome of Papaver somniferum cultivar HN1 chromosome 2, ASM357369v1, whole genome shotgun sequence, one region includes:
- the LOC113352481 gene encoding uncharacterized protein LOC113352481, whose translation MDLKILSCNIRGLNAIEKIDTVKDQIQRRKPVCVLIQETKMMKVCDWFINNLWGNNNNKWRIIPSRGLSGGIITIWDDTQLSCIDELIGPNSLSQKVKCRSDNFEWSLSNVYSPCEYDERLEFWVDMEDLIGWLSDACVLAGDWNATRRAAERNKEGGRTRSRRLFNEFLEQHPFIDLPLLGGKYTWSNMKTQPLLCRLDRILVSIAFAGKFPHLAQHLLSRSLSDHNPIMLTTTNIVRQKPSYKFEAYWLLNKNFLTNLQIWWSALSFTGAPSYVFSKKLQSLKFILKRWSKETYGGTQSLKNELNEKLYALNLLEEQGPLQQQDFIDRVEWKLKLQQISAENQRMLMSRDKAKHFIDGDDNTRYFHSLANGRRRKNTVHKLVINGHDNFCQQDIKKEFLEHFTKLFEDEHPIRPQLDNNEFTKIPLEDQVWMERLIEKDEVKQIIMHFKNDKSPGLDGYPIEFLKEAWDIIKIDLMAAVHEF comes from the coding sequence ATGGATCTTAAAATCCTCTCATGTAACATTAGGGGTCTAAATGCTATTGAAAAGATAGATACAGTGAAAGATCAAATTCAGAGACGTAAACCAGTTTGTGTTTTAATTCAAGAAACTAAAATGATGAAAGTTTGCGATTGGTTCATAAACAACTTATGgggaaacaacaacaacaaatggaGAATCATTCCTTCCAGGGGTTTGTCAGGAGGAATAATAACCATATGGGATGATACCCAGTTAAGCTGCATAGATGAACTCATTGGTCCCAACTCATTATCTCAGAAAGTTAAGTGCAGAAGCGATAATTTTGAATGGAGCCTATCAAATGTTTATTCACCGTGTGAGTATGATGAAAGATTAGAGTTCTGGGTAGATATGGAGGACTTAATAGGATGGCTGTCAGATGCTTGTGTTTTGGCTGGAGACTGGAATGCAACAAGAAGAGCTGCTGAAAGAAACAAAGAGGGAGGAAGAACAAGGAGTAGGAGATTGTTTAATGAATTCCTAGAACAACATCCTTTCATTGATTTGCCACTTCTTGGAGGGAAGTACACATGGTCAAATATGAAAACTCAGCCTCTATTATGCAGACTTGACAGAATTCTGGTATCAATTGCTTTTGCAGGTAAATTTCCTCATCTTGCTCAGCACCTCTTATCTAGATCCCTGTCAGATCATAACCCAATAATGCTCACAACTACTAACATTGTTAGACAAAAACCTTCTTACAAATTTGAAGCTTACTGGTTGCTTAATAAGAACTTTCTAACCAATCTTCAAATTTGGTGGTCTGCACTGTCCTTCACTGGAGCACCAAGCTATGTTTTCTCTAAAAAGCTACAAAGCCTGAAATTCATTCTGAAGAGATGGAGCAAAGAAACATATGGAGGAACTCAATCTTTGAAAAATGAGTTAAATGAGAAACTATATGCACTTAACTTGTTGGAGGAGCAGGGGCCACTACAACAACAAGACTTTATAGACAGAGTGGAATGGAAATTAAAGCTGCAACAAATTAGTGCAGAAAATCAAAGAATGCTTATGTCCAGGGACAAAGCAAAACACTTCATAGACGGAGATGACAACACTAGATATTTCCACAGCCTTGCAAATGGCAGAAGAAGGAAAAATACAGTACACAAGCTGGTAATTAATGGCCATGATAACTTCTGTCAGCAAGATATCAAAAAAGAATTCTTAGAGCACTTCACCAAATTGTTTGAGGATGAGCATCCAATAAGACCTCAACTGGACAACAATGAATTCACAAAAATACCCTTAGAGGATCAAGTATGGATGGAAAGACTAATTGAAAAAGATGAAGTAAAACAGATCATTATGCATTTTAAGAATGACAAATCTCCAGGCCTAGATGGGTATCCCATAGAGTTCTTAAAGGAAGCATGGGATATAATAAAAATAGATTTAATGGCAGCAGTTCATGAATTCTAA